A genomic window from Streptomyces mirabilis includes:
- a CDS encoding dioxygenase codes for MRDLTSDTITEVVISIMRDTKDSRVAEILESLVRHLHAFVRDVELTQDEWARGVDFLTRTGQTCTPTRQEFILLSDVLGVTMLVDALTNRRPSQATQNSVLGPYFREDRPQQADAADISGGLSGTPLFFEGRVVDHEGAPVADAAVDVWHSDSEGHYDMEVPGLDEPAMRALFRTDETAHFGFRSIRPSSYPIPGDGPVGELMSATSRSLMRPAHVHLLIEAPGFQRVTTMLFPSDDPHLDTDPVFGVRQSLIEHYDTYAADAGPYRGRTEVPYTLLRHTFVLEPLVTD; via the coding sequence ATGCGTGATCTGACCAGCGACACCATCACCGAGGTCGTGATCTCGATCATGCGGGACACCAAGGACTCCCGCGTCGCCGAGATCCTGGAATCACTGGTGCGACACCTGCACGCCTTCGTCCGCGACGTCGAACTGACGCAGGACGAATGGGCCCGGGGAGTCGACTTCCTGACGCGCACCGGGCAGACGTGCACCCCGACGCGTCAGGAGTTCATCCTGCTGTCCGACGTGCTCGGCGTCACCATGCTGGTCGACGCCCTGACCAACCGACGCCCCAGCCAGGCCACGCAGAACAGCGTGCTGGGCCCGTACTTCAGGGAGGACAGGCCGCAGCAGGCCGACGCCGCCGACATCTCCGGGGGTCTGTCCGGTACCCCGCTGTTCTTCGAGGGACGGGTCGTGGACCACGAGGGAGCGCCGGTGGCCGACGCGGCGGTGGACGTCTGGCACAGCGACTCGGAAGGCCACTACGACATGGAGGTGCCCGGCCTGGACGAGCCGGCCATGCGCGCGCTGTTCCGCACCGACGAGACGGCGCACTTCGGTTTCCGTTCCATTCGCCCGTCCAGCTACCCGATACCCGGTGACGGCCCGGTCGGTGAACTCATGAGCGCGACCAGCAGGTCGCTCATGCGTCCCGCCCATGTGCACCTGTTGATCGAGGCTCCGGGATTCCAGCGCGTGACCACCATGCTCTTCCCCTCGGACGACCCGCACCTGGACACCGATCCGGTGTTCGGCGTCAGGCAGTCGCTGATCGAGCACTACGACACGTACGCGGCCGACGCCGGGCCCTACCGGGGAAGGACCGAGGTGCCGTACACCCTGCTGCGTCACACCTTCGTCCTCGAACCCCTCGTCACGGACTGA
- a CDS encoding flavin reductase family protein, which produces MSETLDVVFGFRATMSRLATGVSVITTRSGSTAIGMTASAVSALSLEPLQLLVCIGNQLYTRTVIAEHGRFAVNVLGEDSEHLARNFAVSKPDKFADVETIDDHGVPVLKDAIAAVVCDVAAALPGGDHTIFVGDVRHFEHRMEGRPLLHFGGDFGTLRPPC; this is translated from the coding sequence ATGAGTGAAACCCTTGATGTCGTCTTCGGGTTCCGAGCCACGATGAGCCGACTCGCCACGGGCGTCAGCGTGATCACCACACGCTCGGGCAGCACGGCCATCGGCATGACGGCGAGCGCCGTCTCCGCGCTGTCCCTCGAGCCGCTCCAACTGCTCGTGTGCATCGGCAACCAGCTGTACACGCGAACCGTAATCGCCGAGCACGGCCGCTTCGCCGTCAACGTCCTCGGCGAGGACAGCGAGCACCTCGCGCGGAACTTCGCCGTCTCCAAGCCGGACAAGTTCGCGGACGTGGAAACCATCGACGACCACGGCGTGCCGGTGCTGAAGGACGCCATCGCGGCTGTCGTGTGCGACGTCGCCGCGGCACTGCCCGGCGGCGATCACACCATATTCGTGGGCGACGTCCGCCACTTCGAACACCGGATGGAAGGCCGGCCGCTGCTCCACTTCGGCGGAGACTTCGGCACGCTCAGGCCCCCCTGCTAG
- a CDS encoding maleylacetate reductase: MKTFVHRGQITKVVFGSGTRSRIPEEADALGCRRVLILCTPGQAGQAVEVHDVLGTTAVGTFTEAAPHTPVEVTEKAVAYARTVGADSVLAIGGGSTIGLGKAIALRTGLPQLALPTTYAGSEMTPILGETEGRRKTTRRLPEVLPKTVVYDVDLTFTFPAAASVVSGINAMAHAVEALYAQDRDPLAFLMAGEALESLIRSLPVVAQRPDDREARADVLYGAWLAGTCLGTVGMALHHKVCHVLGGTFGLPHAETHAVVLPHVVAYNAPAAPEAMARIARALSAADAAKGLFDFAGRLAAPRALRDLGMPESGIEQAAELIVRDGYWNPRPVERTAVRALLARAWAGQPPRTSPGDGHPRTESATHHPTTTGARHA, translated from the coding sequence ATGAAGACATTCGTGCATCGGGGACAGATCACCAAAGTGGTCTTCGGCAGTGGTACGCGCAGCCGTATCCCTGAAGAGGCGGATGCCCTCGGATGCCGTCGGGTGCTCATCCTGTGCACACCTGGTCAAGCGGGCCAGGCAGTGGAGGTACACGACGTACTGGGTACGACGGCGGTGGGAACTTTCACGGAAGCGGCTCCGCACACCCCCGTCGAGGTCACGGAGAAGGCGGTCGCGTATGCCAGAACCGTGGGAGCGGACTCGGTGCTCGCCATCGGCGGTGGCTCGACGATCGGCCTCGGCAAGGCGATCGCCCTGCGGACCGGGCTGCCACAGCTGGCGTTGCCCACCACCTACGCCGGCTCGGAGATGACGCCGATCCTCGGAGAGACCGAAGGGCGCCGGAAGACGACCCGCCGGCTGCCGGAAGTGCTGCCGAAGACCGTGGTGTACGACGTCGACCTGACGTTCACGTTTCCCGCGGCGGCATCGGTGGTCAGCGGCATCAACGCGATGGCGCACGCGGTGGAGGCCCTCTACGCACAGGACCGGGACCCGCTCGCCTTCCTGATGGCCGGTGAAGCGCTCGAATCCCTCATCCGCTCCCTCCCGGTCGTCGCACAGCGTCCGGACGACCGCGAGGCGCGGGCCGACGTCCTGTACGGGGCGTGGCTGGCCGGCACGTGCCTGGGCACGGTGGGCATGGCCTTGCATCACAAGGTGTGCCATGTGCTGGGTGGCACGTTCGGGCTTCCGCACGCCGAAACCCACGCGGTCGTCCTGCCGCACGTGGTCGCCTACAACGCACCGGCGGCGCCCGAGGCCATGGCACGCATCGCAAGGGCGCTGTCGGCGGCCGACGCCGCGAAGGGACTCTTCGACTTCGCGGGACGGCTCGCCGCCCCCAGGGCGCTGCGGGACCTCGGCATGCCGGAATCGGGCATCGAGCAGGCGGCCGAACTCATCGTGCGGGACGGCTACTGGAACCCGCGACCAGTCGAACGGACGGCGGTACGCGCCCTCTTGGCCCGCGCCTGGGCCGGACAGCCGCCGCGCACGTCACCCGGCGACGGACATCCCCGGACAGAGTCCGCAACCCACCACCCAACCACCACGGGAGCGCGTCATGCGTGA